One stretch of Thermococcus sp. 21S9 DNA includes these proteins:
- a CDS encoding DUF257 family protein: MLGDIITGLWNSLKPGEIVLIERTDVKDQYFGMHQLITWGLSKGYTILVVDVVDSLHLLKAKAKLAGFDGETFENVNVIKIGGKIKTGRVIAWISDLSEPVILVGKFREAYEKFLDEHAPVLTIALGVEKLFVTSEIMPKNVHIILSLVSQYVGNEKRLAVHFIKASLLDENRKFLLGLLEDIATTVIRVESDGRMTRFDVVKSIKKEMQGVSIRV, from the coding sequence ATGCTCGGCGACATCATCACCGGACTCTGGAACTCCCTTAAACCCGGGGAAATAGTTCTGATAGAGAGAACGGACGTTAAAGACCAGTATTTTGGCATGCACCAGCTCATAACGTGGGGCCTCTCCAAGGGATACACAATCCTCGTTGTTGATGTTGTCGATTCCCTCCACCTCCTCAAGGCCAAGGCCAAGCTGGCCGGCTTCGACGGCGAGACGTTTGAGAACGTCAACGTCATTAAGATAGGCGGGAAGATAAAGACAGGCAGGGTAATCGCCTGGATAAGCGACCTCAGCGAGCCGGTTATACTCGTGGGGAAGTTCAGAGAGGCGTATGAGAAGTTTCTGGACGAGCACGCCCCCGTTCTAACGATAGCACTCGGCGTTGAGAAGCTCTTCGTGACGTCCGAGATAATGCCCAAGAACGTCCACATAATCCTCAGTCTCGTGTCCCAGTACGTTGGAAACGAGAAGAGACTCGCGGTCCACTTCATCAAGGCGTCCCTCCTCGACGAGAACAGGAAATTCCTCCTCGGACTGCTGGAGGACATTGCGACCACCGTCATCAGGGTGGAGTCTGACGGAAGAATGACGAGGTTCGACGTCGTCAAGTCAATAAAGAAGGAGATGCAGGGAGTCTCGATACGGGTTTAG
- a CDS encoding TIGR00269 family protein — protein sequence MPMRCKFCEKPAFIKLHYPKMYLCPEHFKEYFERKVKRTIERYKMLKPDERVLVVVSGGKDSAVTAYILKKLGYNIECLHINLGIGEYSEKSEGYAKKQCEELGVPLHIVRVKELLRKGIGEVRTRRPTCSYCGLTKRYIFNKFAYDNGFDAVATGHNLDDEASFIFSNMMHWNTQYLAKQGPVTPSQFNGKLVKKVKPLYEVTEREVVAYALANGIDYMMEECPHAVGATTIEYKEILNEMEEKRPGTKINFVKGFLRKKHLFEAELQEAELRECKVCGMPSSGEVCSFCRFWRLEKPIDFRLNR from the coding sequence ATGCCAATGAGATGCAAGTTCTGTGAGAAACCGGCCTTCATCAAGCTCCATTACCCAAAAATGTACCTCTGTCCGGAGCACTTCAAAGAATACTTCGAGAGAAAGGTCAAGCGGACGATAGAGCGCTACAAGATGCTCAAGCCTGACGAGAGGGTTTTAGTTGTCGTCAGCGGTGGAAAGGACTCGGCCGTTACCGCTTACATCCTCAAGAAGCTCGGCTACAACATAGAGTGCCTCCACATAAACCTCGGCATCGGCGAGTACAGCGAGAAAAGCGAGGGCTACGCCAAAAAGCAGTGCGAAGAGCTCGGAGTTCCGCTTCATATCGTCCGCGTTAAGGAGCTCCTCAGGAAGGGAATCGGCGAGGTTAGGACGAGACGGCCCACGTGCTCCTACTGCGGTCTGACGAAGAGGTACATATTCAACAAGTTCGCCTACGACAACGGCTTCGATGCCGTCGCTACCGGCCACAACCTCGACGACGAGGCGAGCTTCATCTTCTCGAACATGATGCACTGGAACACGCAGTACCTGGCGAAGCAGGGGCCGGTGACGCCGAGTCAGTTCAACGGAAAGCTCGTGAAGAAGGTCAAACCGCTCTACGAGGTCACCGAGAGGGAGGTTGTTGCATACGCCCTCGCCAACGGCATCGACTACATGATGGAGGAGTGCCCGCACGCGGTCGGGGCGACGACGATTGAGTACAAGGAGATACTCAACGAGATGGAGGAGAAGAGGCCCGGAACGAAAATCAACTTCGTCAAGGGCTTCCTGCGGAAGAAGCACCTCTTCGAGGCAGAGCTCCAGGAGGCCGAGCTGAGAGAGTGTAAAGTTTGCGGAATGCCGTCGAGCGGTGAGGTCTGCTCGTTCTGCAGGTTCTGGAGGCTTGAGAAGCCGATAGACTTCAGGCTGAACCGATGA
- a CDS encoding DUF257 family protein, whose translation MNFDEYLSKVSPGESVLIEHTSLSTYALAFYAIGERYGWNRVLLVDVIDSSLPVIRWLRLSGLSVPADVMRIKAGGVSNWGRVLLEVDPHKDPGIFLSKFSRKIREVYAQNEYTVTVIMNPERLIPLQNGNRSFMLTLANMASAFIGNPNRVTFYFVNRDMAEDRYRALLEEAFTRVLTFTGPEELRILKSPNTEEEGTVLKLGKR comes from the coding sequence ATGAACTTTGATGAGTACCTCTCGAAGGTTTCCCCCGGGGAAAGCGTCCTCATCGAGCACACCTCGCTGTCAACGTACGCCCTGGCATTTTATGCTATAGGCGAGCGGTACGGCTGGAACAGGGTTCTCCTCGTGGACGTGATTGATTCAAGCCTACCCGTGATTAGGTGGCTCCGGCTATCAGGGCTGAGCGTTCCCGCGGACGTCATGAGGATTAAGGCAGGTGGCGTCTCAAACTGGGGCAGGGTTCTCCTCGAGGTTGACCCCCACAAGGACCCTGGAATATTCCTCAGCAAGTTCAGCAGAAAGATAAGAGAGGTCTACGCCCAAAACGAATACACCGTTACCGTCATAATGAACCCCGAAAGGCTAATCCCGCTCCAGAACGGCAACAGGTCGTTTATGCTGACCCTGGCCAACATGGCCTCAGCCTTCATAGGGAACCCCAACAGGGTAACCTTTTACTTCGTCAATAGAGACATGGCGGAGGACAGGTACAGGGCGCTTCTGGAGGAGGCCTTTACTCGCGTTCTAACGTTCACTGGACCGGAGGAACTGAGAATTCTCAAGTCCCCCAATACAGAGGAAGAGGGCACCGTACTGAAGTTGGGGAAACGTTAA
- a CDS encoding DUF257 family protein, with product MTNVVESLLRVTDGILLVEYSSTDHPERTFFKILDGWRGQGITPLIVDIGDTLHIFLQNLKFAGISPNIDDVPVIKERGMVKVGKVVGSVEVVEDFEYHLATYSQLARKVPSEVRNHTIVLGMEKFSFTFIDNPRKLEMYFETVTRRYLPVEGKTTFLFLNTDIASDYLAKGLEQDSDYVLRVRGSDVRVLKSPGVGNHEL from the coding sequence ATGACTAACGTTGTTGAGTCCCTTCTCAGGGTCACCGACGGCATACTCCTCGTCGAGTACTCCTCGACGGACCATCCAGAGCGGACGTTCTTTAAGATCCTGGACGGCTGGAGAGGGCAGGGAATCACTCCCCTCATAGTGGACATCGGCGACACGCTCCACATCTTCCTCCAGAACCTGAAGTTCGCGGGAATCAGCCCGAACATTGACGATGTTCCCGTAATAAAGGAGAGGGGAATGGTAAAGGTGGGAAAAGTCGTTGGTTCGGTCGAGGTTGTGGAGGACTTCGAGTACCACCTGGCCACGTACAGCCAGCTGGCCAGAAAGGTTCCCAGCGAGGTGAGGAACCACACGATAGTGCTCGGGATGGAGAAGTTTTCCTTCACTTTCATAGACAACCCGCGGAAGCTTGAGATGTACTTCGAGACCGTGACGAGGAGGTATCTGCCCGTTGAAGGCAAAACAACGTTTCTATTCCTCAACACGGACATAGCCTCGGACTACCTGGCAAAGGGGCTTGAACAGGACTCCGACTACGTTCTGCGGGTCAGGGGCAGTGACGTGCGCGTACTGAAGTCACCGGGGGTGGGTAATCATGAACTTTGA
- a CDS encoding NAD(P)/FAD-dependent oxidoreductase, which yields MVSENGSGRFYDVVIIGAGPAGLFSAYELAEKSDLSVLVIDEGGDVKQRVCPMFELGYCIECKPCHIMSGVGGAGGLSDGTINLRPDIGGDLSELTNDENYAWQLVWEVDQIFLRHKAPRNLYKGDPEQVRYWEQRAAQAGVKFIPIIQRHIGSDRTPDVIDDIKRHLEDKGVKFLLWTKALEFGKGWVRVKRGKDVFEIKAKYIIVAPGRGGADWFHEVAQKIGLKARHGPIDVGVRVEVPAIVMEPITSINHDPKFHIYTDTYDDFVRTFCTNPNGFVVEERYDGYVGVNGHSMHEKKSNNTNFAFLSRIELTEPVEDTTAYGKSIAQLATTIGGGKPLIQRLGDLRRGRRSTWARIRRSDVEPTLKNVTPGDIAMALPHRVVTNIIEGLEKLDKVLPGVASDHTLLYAPEIKYYAMKVEVDENLETSIEGIFAAGDGAGLSRDIVNAAATGLLAARGILKKEGLYTEKDFRKPGNWKERIESLD from the coding sequence ATGGTCTCCGAAAACGGAAGCGGAAGGTTCTACGACGTTGTTATTATCGGAGCAGGCCCGGCTGGACTTTTCTCGGCCTACGAGCTGGCTGAGAAGAGCGACCTGAGCGTTCTCGTCATCGACGAAGGTGGCGACGTCAAGCAGAGGGTCTGTCCGATGTTCGAGCTCGGCTACTGCATAGAGTGCAAGCCCTGCCACATAATGAGCGGTGTTGGAGGAGCCGGCGGATTAAGCGACGGCACGATAAACCTCCGCCCGGACATAGGAGGCGACCTGAGTGAACTGACCAACGATGAGAACTACGCCTGGCAACTCGTCTGGGAGGTCGACCAGATTTTCCTGAGGCACAAGGCACCGAGGAACCTCTACAAGGGCGACCCCGAGCAGGTCAGATACTGGGAGCAGAGGGCGGCGCAGGCCGGCGTCAAGTTCATCCCGATAATCCAGAGGCACATCGGTTCGGACAGGACGCCCGACGTCATAGACGACATCAAGAGACACCTTGAGGACAAAGGTGTGAAGTTCCTCCTCTGGACTAAAGCTCTGGAGTTCGGAAAGGGCTGGGTGAGGGTAAAACGAGGAAAGGACGTCTTCGAGATTAAGGCGAAGTACATAATCGTCGCCCCGGGCAGGGGTGGTGCGGACTGGTTCCACGAGGTGGCTCAGAAGATAGGGCTCAAGGCCCGTCACGGCCCGATTGACGTTGGCGTCCGCGTCGAGGTTCCCGCGATAGTGATGGAGCCCATAACGAGCATAAACCACGACCCCAAGTTCCACATCTACACCGACACCTATGACGACTTCGTGAGGACATTCTGCACCAACCCGAACGGCTTCGTCGTCGAGGAGCGCTACGACGGCTACGTCGGCGTAAACGGCCACTCGATGCACGAGAAGAAGAGCAACAACACCAACTTCGCCTTCCTGAGCAGGATAGAGCTCACCGAGCCGGTGGAGGACACAACGGCCTACGGCAAGAGCATAGCGCAGTTAGCTACCACGATAGGCGGTGGAAAGCCCCTGATTCAGCGCCTCGGGGATTTAAGGAGGGGAAGGAGAAGCACGTGGGCTAGGATAAGGAGGAGCGACGTCGAGCCGACGCTGAAGAACGTAACTCCCGGCGACATAGCGATGGCCTTACCGCACCGCGTCGTGACGAACATCATAGAGGGCCTCGAGAAGCTCGATAAGGTCCTGCCCGGCGTTGCCAGCGACCACACGCTCCTCTATGCTCCCGAAATTAAGTACTACGCCATGAAGGTCGAGGTCGACGAGAACCTCGAAACGAGCATCGAGGGAATCTTTGCCGCCGGCGACGGAGCCGGTTTGAGCAGGGACATCGTCAACGCGGCCGCTACCGGACTTCTGGCGGCGAGGGGGATACTCAAAAAAGAAGGATTATACACGGAGAAGGACTTCAGGAAGCCCGGCAACTGGAAGGAGAGAATCGAGTCCCTTGACTAA
- a CDS encoding HPP family protein, translating into MERPLKVRAKKARVLHTKKKLLKLKRKEELSHNVRYIGKVPVEIVMDRDFVRVRPTDSLATLIALFRDDESSAVVVDEYGKLVGFVTMKDILHLFAPPRHHSVVGLSLLKRYARNRATLVEDVMVTRPITVRASDTLGHAIGVMLESGKHHLPVVDDENRVVGLLEVKDIIRLIRLVSL; encoded by the coding sequence ATGGAGCGCCCCCTGAAGGTTAGGGCCAAGAAGGCGAGGGTCCTTCATACGAAGAAGAAGCTCCTGAAGCTCAAGCGCAAGGAGGAGCTGAGCCACAACGTTCGCTACATCGGGAAGGTTCCCGTCGAGATAGTGATGGACCGCGATTTCGTCCGGGTCAGACCGACGGATTCCCTCGCGACCCTCATCGCCCTCTTCCGGGACGATGAAAGCTCCGCCGTCGTCGTGGACGAATACGGAAAGCTCGTCGGCTTCGTGACGATGAAGGACATACTTCACCTCTTCGCCCCGCCGAGGCATCACTCCGTCGTCGGCCTCTCGCTCCTCAAGCGCTACGCGAGGAACCGCGCCACGCTCGTCGAGGACGTGATGGTGACGAGGCCGATAACGGTCAGGGCAAGCGACACGCTCGGCCACGCTATAGGTGTCATGCTTGAGAGCGGAAAGCACCACCTCCCCGTCGTTGACGACGAGAACCGCGTCGTCGGATTACTTGAGGTCAAGGACATCATACGGCTCATAAGGCTCGTCTCCCTGTGA